The genomic stretch CGCGACTTCAGTTTCTACGAAATACCGCTGATTCACCTGCAAATCACACCCATCAAGCGCTCAGGAACGACTCCCGAAACAGCGGTCTACCTGCGACAAACGGGCCTGATCCCGGCCGCAACCGGAAATCCCGATGTTTGGCATTTGGTCACGATCCAGCGCGGATTGACGGGCCGTACGCCTGCCGATGCTCAGTTATTGACCGACCAACTGGAACTCAACACCGGCTCGAACCCGTATTGGAAACAGTGGTGCACCGATCATCCCAAACTCGCACGGGAACTGTGGCCGACGATCCAAAAACTTGCCGATCGCGAGCTTTACATCCTGATGCCGCGGATGCTTGAGATCGCCCAGAACCAGCCATCCATCGAGGCGTTGCAAACCGAAATCGACAAATACCTCAAACGCGAGTACGCCGGCCTGATCGCTGACCTCAAAGAGACCGGCCGCAACGATTTGGCCGAAGCACTGCGTCAAGAAGCCTCGCGAGACTACCCCGGCGATCCAGCCTTTTGAACCTTCGAAGTAACTGCTGACGTGATCTACCTCGACAACAATGCCACAACCGCGATCGATCCGCGGGTCGCCGAAGTTCTGGTGCGCGAACTTGCGTCCGGCCCGAGCAATCCGTCGTCGCTGCATGGTGTCGGACGCCGGGCGCGGGCAAAAGTCGACGACGCGGTCGAGCGAATCGGAGCCACCCTGGGAACGCGGTTGGACCGACCTGGTGGTCCCAGGTTGATTCTGACCAGCGGCGGTACCGAGGCTAACAACCTGGCAATCACCGGGATGGGCGACGATTTACCGGCTCCCATCGTGATCAGCCGCATCGAACACCCCAGCATCATTGCCGTCGCTCAATCGATCCAATCGAGCGGTCGCACGATCCGATGGCTGGACGTGGATTCCGATGGCGTCGTGCGGATCGACCAACTGGACAACTTGATTCGTGGCGAAGGGATTCACGGCCGAAGCGATCACCCCGGCGGCCCCGCGTCGATGGTTTCGATCATGTCGGCCAATAACGAAACCGGCGTCATCCAACCAATCGCCGAAGCCGGGGCGATTTGCCACGCCGCAGGTGTACCGATGCACGTCGATGCGACCCAATCGATCGGAAAGGTCGATTTCGACGTCGAAGCATCGGGCGCATCGGCGGTCACGTTCACGGCGCACAAATTTCACGGGCCGGTCGGTATCGGCGGTTTGTGGTTGGCCGGCGGAGTTACGCTTCGCCCGATGCTTCACGGCGGCCAACAGCAGCTCGAATCGCGTCCCGGAACTGAACCTGTCGCCATGATCGTTGCGATGGCAAAAGCAATCGAGCTTGCCAC from Rubripirellula tenax encodes the following:
- a CDS encoding cysteine desulfurase family protein, with amino-acid sequence MIYLDNNATTAIDPRVAEVLVRELASGPSNPSSLHGVGRRARAKVDDAVERIGATLGTRLDRPGGPRLILTSGGTEANNLAITGMGDDLPAPIVISRIEHPSIIAVAQSIQSSGRTIRWLDVDSDGVVRIDQLDNLIRGEGIHGRSDHPGGPASMVSIMSANNETGVIQPIAEAGAICHAAGVPMHVDATQSIGKVDFDVEASGASAVTFTAHKFHGPVGIGGLWLAGGVTLRPMLHGGQQQLESRPGTEPVAMIVAMAKAIELATNERDAAATHMMSLRDQLEGALVAAFPEIVVQGCSFQGSGQPGNRAATRLPSTSCVSMVGTDRQSMLMALDMAGVACSSGSACSSGSSPPSHVLIAMGRPESEIRSALRFGVSKFSTEQEISKSIERISISYKHLSK